One genomic window of Daphnia pulex isolate KAP4 chromosome 12, ASM2113471v1 includes the following:
- the LOC124209771 gene encoding myogenesis-regulating glycosidase-like isoform X3, translating to MDDKIKQTNIAVPATPTEDDSDYDTITSRTPLKKRTGFVLPTPSNADIESGKKEEADQADKTNCTTPLNPNNNQKNGSPSFANRIKDKITNAVPNVIQKKPREYKLRAFVGFLFLLVVFLVGFAYIFYYQQLSRKTYFERIRFTKEDRIMRVYDDNGMEALRGHMGASFPTSQKSYPCHERDRPANSTLCLEWMGRGRFSLAQTPNKNQDDKSRCYRVIWQSLSPDTYPTDCYEMNNHLWFGAGAVLGQQHDFAGWPLNRAEVPISPFVTGTEVRGHNGWGQVLRRYFMSSRAAAIIVDDSTPLWVSVNANQSQRLCLQSRSSGFPFFDHGEESIASNTTTKRNGTKNNPLVNSVLNYTICTAADLDTLLTSLADAWWDGLRKDEMEVVKKLMEDPVWRFQPKADDNQTVQSLMKYTNSIVGSVWTSPGYLLIDTPWEEKTGDLEFDPHRFQGLNEALEIIHRKGFKVAVTVRPFVSTFSKTYKSGLDFEHSGSSSVGTWIRQPYGEGSPALTSYNGDHSLALADVTSRNISEWVAERLHTLIKNYELDGIFFESVTADYLPHYYLTSKPLLDPSTLSSLWVDAARQVTTVLSVTSATHMPRLPTFVAIPWLPSSWDGLAHLLPLVLTLSVSGYPFLIPPPVGGFSNASKPEKELYIRWLQVSTFLPVIQFATIPSSYDAEVERMASNLTGLRQATVLPILQRYGGSSVFDGLPIIRPLWMLDPFDKEGLDVADEFCVGDELLVAPVLEPGAREREVYLPKGVWKDGIDGSLRKGGRWIHHYRAKLDQVPFFTRAAEGTRL from the exons aaaaaggaagaagctgATCAAGCCgataaaacaaattgcacgacACCTTTAAATCCCAATAATAACCAGAAGAATGGCAGTCCTTCATTCGCCAACCGCATCAAAGATAAGATAACT AATGCAGTTCCAAATGTGATTCAAAAGAAACCAAGAGAGTACAAACTCAGGGCTTTTGTTGGGTTTTTGTTCCTACTTGTCGTTTTTCTGGTTGGCTTTGCCTACATTTTCTACTATCAACAACTTTCTAGA aAAACTTATTTCGAGAGAATTCGGTTTACTAAAGAAGATCGTATAATGCGAGTGTACGACGATAACGGTATGGAAGCTCTCAGAGGCCATATGGGAGCATCATTTCCTACATCACAAAAATCTTATCCATGCCACGAGAGAGACCGTCCTGCCAATTCTACTTTGTGTTTGGAATGGATGGGACGCGGACGATTCTCTCTTGCTCAAACTCCGAACAAAAATCAGGACGATAAGTCGCGATGCTACCGAGTCATATGGCAATCGCTCTCTCCCGATACCTACCCCACCGATTGCTACGAAATGAACAACCATTTGTGGTTTGGAGCTGGAGCTGTACTAGGTCAACAACACGATTTTGCTG gGTGGCCTCTTAATAGAGCTGAAGTTCCAATCAGTCCATTTGTCACGGGTACTGAAGTTCGGGGACATAATGGTTGGGGTCAAGTTCTTCGCCGCTATTTTATGAGTTCCAGAGCAGCTGCCATAATCGTCGACGATTCTACCCCATTGTGGGTGTCGGTCAATGCCAATCAAAGCCAGCGGCTTTGTTTGCAATCCAGAAGTAGTGGTTTCCCATTTTTCGACCATGGAGAGGAATCAATTGCTTCCAATACTACCACCAAGAGAAACGGGACCAAAAATAACCCTCTGGTTAATTCAGTTTTAAATTACACCATTTGCACCGCCGCTGATCTCGATACGCTGTTAACCTCACTGGCCGACGCCTGGTGGGACGGACTGAGGAAAGACGAAATGGAG GTCGTAAAGAAACTGATGGAAGACCCCGTCTGGAGATTTCAACCCAAGGCTGATGATAACCAAACAGTTCAAAGCTTGATGAAGTACACGAACAGTATCGTCGGATCGGTATGGACCAGTCCAGGTTATTTGTTGATTGATACACCATGGGAGGAGAAAACTGGCGATTTAGAGTTTGATCCTCATCGTTTCCag GGATTAAATGAGGCTCTCGAGATAATCCATCGCAAAGGATTCAAAGTTGCTGTTACCGTCCGGCCATTTGTCAGCACATTTTCCAAGACCTACAAGAGTGGCTTAGATTTTGAACATTCGGGCTCGTCATCAGTTGGAACATGGATTCGTCAGCCTTACGGCGAAGGATCACCAGCTTTGACGAGCTATAATGGCGACCACAGTCTAGCGTTGGCCGACGTAACTTCCCGCAATATTTCTGAATGGGTTGCCGAACGTCTCCACACTCTTATCAAGAACTACGAATTGGATGGCATCTTCTTCGAAAGCGTCACAGCCGATTATTTGCCCCATTACTACCTGACGTCTAAACCACTATTAGATCCATCAACATTGAGTAGTTTGTGGGTGGATGCAGCTCGCCAAGTCACAACAGTACTCAGCGTCACTTCAGCCACACACATGCCTAGGCTTCCGACCTTCGTGGCCATTCCTTGGCTTCCGTCCTCTTGGGATGGTCTGGCTCATCTACTTCCTTTGGTCTTGACGCTCAGCGTCTCCGGTTATCCCTTCCTAATCCCTCCTCCAGTTGGTGGCTTTTCAAATGCGTCCAAACCTGAAAAGGAGTTGTACATCCGCTGGCTTCAAGTAAGTACTTTCCTACCAGTGATACAATTCGCAACCATTCCTTCGTCTTACGATGCTGAAGTGGAACGAATGGCCAGCAACCTGACTGGACTTCGGCAAGCCACTGTCCTTCCCATCCTGCAGCGGTATGGTGGCAGCTCTGTGTTTGACGGATTGCCAATCATCAGACCGCTGTGGATGTTGGATCCTTTCGACAAAGAAGGACTAGACGTTGCGGACGAATTTTGCGTCGGTGATGAGCTGCTCGTTGCCCCCGTCCTGGAGCCGGGAGCGCGAGAACGAGAAGTATATTTACCCAAAGGTGTATGGAAAGATGGCATTGATGGAAGTCTTCGGAAGGGTGGACGATGGATTCACCATTACAGAGCCAAGCTCGATCAAGTTCCGTTTTTCACACGAGCAGCCGAAGGCACGCGCTTATAA
- the LOC124209771 gene encoding myogenesis-regulating glycosidase-like isoform X4, giving the protein MDDKIKTNIAVPATPTEDDSDYDTITSRTPLKKRTGFVLPTPSNADIESGKKEEADQADKTNCTTPLNPNNNQKNGSPSFANRIKDKITNAVPNVIQKKPREYKLRAFVGFLFLLVVFLVGFAYIFYYQQLSRKTYFERIRFTKEDRIMRVYDDNGMEALRGHMGASFPTSQKSYPCHERDRPANSTLCLEWMGRGRFSLAQTPNKNQDDKSRCYRVIWQSLSPDTYPTDCYEMNNHLWFGAGAVLGQQHDFAGWPLNRAEVPISPFVTGTEVRGHNGWGQVLRRYFMSSRAAAIIVDDSTPLWVSVNANQSQRLCLQSRSSGFPFFDHGEESIASNTTTKRNGTKNNPLVNSVLNYTICTAADLDTLLTSLADAWWDGLRKDEMEVVKKLMEDPVWRFQPKADDNQTVQSLMKYTNSIVGSVWTSPGYLLIDTPWEEKTGDLEFDPHRFQGLNEALEIIHRKGFKVAVTVRPFVSTFSKTYKSGLDFEHSGSSSVGTWIRQPYGEGSPALTSYNGDHSLALADVTSRNISEWVAERLHTLIKNYELDGIFFESVTADYLPHYYLTSKPLLDPSTLSSLWVDAARQVTTVLSVTSATHMPRLPTFVAIPWLPSSWDGLAHLLPLVLTLSVSGYPFLIPPPVGGFSNASKPEKELYIRWLQVSTFLPVIQFATIPSSYDAEVERMASNLTGLRQATVLPILQRYGGSSVFDGLPIIRPLWMLDPFDKEGLDVADEFCVGDELLVAPVLEPGAREREVYLPKGVWKDGIDGSLRKGGRWIHHYRAKLDQVPFFTRAAEGTRL; this is encoded by the exons aaaaaggaagaagctgATCAAGCCgataaaacaaattgcacgacACCTTTAAATCCCAATAATAACCAGAAGAATGGCAGTCCTTCATTCGCCAACCGCATCAAAGATAAGATAACT AATGCAGTTCCAAATGTGATTCAAAAGAAACCAAGAGAGTACAAACTCAGGGCTTTTGTTGGGTTTTTGTTCCTACTTGTCGTTTTTCTGGTTGGCTTTGCCTACATTTTCTACTATCAACAACTTTCTAGA aAAACTTATTTCGAGAGAATTCGGTTTACTAAAGAAGATCGTATAATGCGAGTGTACGACGATAACGGTATGGAAGCTCTCAGAGGCCATATGGGAGCATCATTTCCTACATCACAAAAATCTTATCCATGCCACGAGAGAGACCGTCCTGCCAATTCTACTTTGTGTTTGGAATGGATGGGACGCGGACGATTCTCTCTTGCTCAAACTCCGAACAAAAATCAGGACGATAAGTCGCGATGCTACCGAGTCATATGGCAATCGCTCTCTCCCGATACCTACCCCACCGATTGCTACGAAATGAACAACCATTTGTGGTTTGGAGCTGGAGCTGTACTAGGTCAACAACACGATTTTGCTG gGTGGCCTCTTAATAGAGCTGAAGTTCCAATCAGTCCATTTGTCACGGGTACTGAAGTTCGGGGACATAATGGTTGGGGTCAAGTTCTTCGCCGCTATTTTATGAGTTCCAGAGCAGCTGCCATAATCGTCGACGATTCTACCCCATTGTGGGTGTCGGTCAATGCCAATCAAAGCCAGCGGCTTTGTTTGCAATCCAGAAGTAGTGGTTTCCCATTTTTCGACCATGGAGAGGAATCAATTGCTTCCAATACTACCACCAAGAGAAACGGGACCAAAAATAACCCTCTGGTTAATTCAGTTTTAAATTACACCATTTGCACCGCCGCTGATCTCGATACGCTGTTAACCTCACTGGCCGACGCCTGGTGGGACGGACTGAGGAAAGACGAAATGGAG GTCGTAAAGAAACTGATGGAAGACCCCGTCTGGAGATTTCAACCCAAGGCTGATGATAACCAAACAGTTCAAAGCTTGATGAAGTACACGAACAGTATCGTCGGATCGGTATGGACCAGTCCAGGTTATTTGTTGATTGATACACCATGGGAGGAGAAAACTGGCGATTTAGAGTTTGATCCTCATCGTTTCCag GGATTAAATGAGGCTCTCGAGATAATCCATCGCAAAGGATTCAAAGTTGCTGTTACCGTCCGGCCATTTGTCAGCACATTTTCCAAGACCTACAAGAGTGGCTTAGATTTTGAACATTCGGGCTCGTCATCAGTTGGAACATGGATTCGTCAGCCTTACGGCGAAGGATCACCAGCTTTGACGAGCTATAATGGCGACCACAGTCTAGCGTTGGCCGACGTAACTTCCCGCAATATTTCTGAATGGGTTGCCGAACGTCTCCACACTCTTATCAAGAACTACGAATTGGATGGCATCTTCTTCGAAAGCGTCACAGCCGATTATTTGCCCCATTACTACCTGACGTCTAAACCACTATTAGATCCATCAACATTGAGTAGTTTGTGGGTGGATGCAGCTCGCCAAGTCACAACAGTACTCAGCGTCACTTCAGCCACACACATGCCTAGGCTTCCGACCTTCGTGGCCATTCCTTGGCTTCCGTCCTCTTGGGATGGTCTGGCTCATCTACTTCCTTTGGTCTTGACGCTCAGCGTCTCCGGTTATCCCTTCCTAATCCCTCCTCCAGTTGGTGGCTTTTCAAATGCGTCCAAACCTGAAAAGGAGTTGTACATCCGCTGGCTTCAAGTAAGTACTTTCCTACCAGTGATACAATTCGCAACCATTCCTTCGTCTTACGATGCTGAAGTGGAACGAATGGCCAGCAACCTGACTGGACTTCGGCAAGCCACTGTCCTTCCCATCCTGCAGCGGTATGGTGGCAGCTCTGTGTTTGACGGATTGCCAATCATCAGACCGCTGTGGATGTTGGATCCTTTCGACAAAGAAGGACTAGACGTTGCGGACGAATTTTGCGTCGGTGATGAGCTGCTCGTTGCCCCCGTCCTGGAGCCGGGAGCGCGAGAACGAGAAGTATATTTACCCAAAGGTGTATGGAAAGATGGCATTGATGGAAGTCTTCGGAAGGGTGGACGATGGATTCACCATTACAGAGCCAAGCTCGATCAAGTTCCGTTTTTCACACGAGCAGCCGAAGGCACGCGCTTATAA
- the LOC124209772 gene encoding zinc finger protein 652-like isoform X1, whose amino-acid sequence MSNKSSPRRRSVANKRYDEDYEYYVPAVRSYSKGTKSESTADESENADSQEVKKKRGRPPGSKNKSNPESEVKRGPGRPRRYTAPASQEEEEQEEQEEEEESSEIKPIEVNILSIQPEEMAEVEEIITDPPKKEKVNLGQVLELAVQSMSVTMETEEEEELTEKHTNKSVNTQISQEVLEVTHQKMTFESTKDHDSDFEWKLENEEDPVIHSPPAKKKKITASSSFIVPTNADDLEEFEEDGEGRIQVRTIVVGEGEGARIECLSCHRIMKPGSLKAHLKTHAHERPHACDLCDARFTRRGDLERHIKVVHNKDRPFKCSKCHRTFGDKKNLRWHLSNHDRKLFHHCQVCGFKFGKREYWENHVRYIHPIPGTELEPVPAEMPEIEIKDVASTSSVEITHRKVDPVVVNKMLNGNKGTPALVYTKRGAASNRLSTDPFAGLKTPKVTFPPTYWDNWDEFMERTQIWRFRPAIQRFGSSGRPLRRKKVPETVVELRPSERPDSQFDIDPFTEEETLLDDQTGAFITSKGEVVGYPEEMFKLDENAEVEEEEEEEEEEEPVRIDVGEIQLEQPMSGTEVLSTHHLVYGEDGQMRLMVGPGRVDGEHDLEGGVYDDDEDGMLRGDLGHAFVESGQIVILQPDGSAVLAPAGGQLVETENGQLILVQTHEDGTQTAVAYATAQTVDDTEGVVEEDESGEIKTEPSSNQDAVQTLIDAVQELIDNRQKPS is encoded by the exons TACAGCAAAGGCACCAAAAGTGAATCTACAGCCGATGAATCTGAAAATGCAGACTCTcaagaagtaaaaaagaaaagaggaagacCCCCAG GTTCAAAGAACAAGTCTAATCCAGAATCAGAAGTTAAGCGAGGCCCAGGTCGCCCTAGAAGATATACAGCACCTGCatctcaagaagaagaagaacaagaagaacaagaagaggaagaggaatCTAGTGAAATTAAACCCATTGAAGTGAACATTTTGAGTATTCAGCCAGAAGAAATGGCAGAAGttgaagaaataataacaGACCCACCTAAAAAGGAGAAAGTAAACTTGGGTCAAGTTCTAGAGCTGGCTGTACAGTCAATGAGTGTTACAAtggaaacagaagaagaagaagaattgacaGAGAAGCATACTAATAAATCTGTCAATACTCAAATTTCACAAGAAGTTCTGGAAGTAACACACCAGAAAATGACATTTGAATCTACTAAAGATCATGACAGTGATTTTGAGTGGAAactagaaaatgaagaagaccCAGTTATCCACTCACCTCctgccaagaagaagaaaattaccGCTAGTAGTAGTTTCATCGTCCCAACG AACGCAGATGATTTAGAGGAGTTCGAAGAGGACGGGGAAGGCCGGATCCAAGTTCGGACCATTGTTGTTGGGGAGGGAGAAGGAGCAAGAATCGAGTGCCTGTCCTGTCATCGCATCATGAAACCCGGTTCGCTGAAAGCTCATTTGAAGACCCATGCCCATGAACGACCCCATGCTTGTGATTTGTGCGATGCCCGCTTTACTCGACGAGGTGATTTGGAACGCCACATCAAAGTAGTTCACAACAAGGACCGACCTTTCAAATGCAGCAAGTGCCACCGCACCTTTGGTGACAAAAAGAATTTACGCTGGCATTTGAGCAACCATGATCGTAAACTTTTTCATCACTGTCAA gTGTGTGGATTTAAGTTTGGCAAACGAGAGTACTGGGAGAATCACGTTCGCTATATTCATCCCATTCCAGGAACCGAATTAGAACCGGTTCCGGCCGAAATGCCGGAGATTGAAATTAAGGATGTAGCTTCCACCAGCTCTGTGGAGATTACCCATAGAAAAGTAGATCCTGTTGTCGTCAACAAG ATGCTGAATGGAAATAAAGGAACTCCAGCTCTTGTCTACACCAAACGAGGAGCAGCGAGTAACCGCTTGTCAACTGATCCATTTGCTGGACTAAAAACGCCTAAGGTCACTTTCCCTCCTACATACTGGGACAATTGGGATGAATTCATGGAACGGACGCAAATTTGGCGATTCCGACCAGCCATCCAACGTTTCGGATCGAGTGGTCGTCCCCTTCGACGAAAAAAGGTCCCTGAAACCGTAGTGGAGCTAAGGCCCTCGGAGAGGCCAGACAGTCAATTTGACATCGATCCATTTACGGAAGAGGAGACGCTTTTGGATGACCAAACGGGTGCCTTTATTACTTCTAAG GGAGAAGTGGTGGGATACCCTGAAGAAATGTTCAAACTTGATGAAAATGCGGAagttgaggaagaagaagaggaggaagaggaggaagagcCAGTGAGAATCGACGTGGGGGAGATCCAATTAGAGCAGCCAATGTCTGGAACAGAAGTTTTATCTACACATCACTTGGTTTACGGAGAAGATGGCCAG ATGAGACTGATGGTTGGTCCGGGTCGAGTAGATGGAGAACATGATCTGGAAGGTGGTGTTTATGATGACGATGAGGACGGTATGCTGCGAGGAGATCTTGGACACGCCTTTGTCGAATCGGGCCAAATTGTTATCCTTCAGCCTGACGGTAGTGCAGTGCTTGCGCCTGCTGGTGGGCAATTAGTCGAGACAGAGAATGGACAATTGATTCTCGTCCAAACCCACGAGGACGGTACTCAG acGGCCGTAGCTTATGCAACAGCGCAGACAGTAGATGACACAGAAGGGGTTGTCGAAGAAGACGAATCTGGGGAGATAAAAACTGAACCTTCGTCGAACCAGGACGCCGTACAAACCCTAATAGATGCCGTACAGGAGTTGATTGATAACAGGCAGAAGCCGAGTTGA
- the LOC124209772 gene encoding bromodomain-containing protein DDB_G0278469-like isoform X2, giving the protein MSNKSSPRRRSVANKRYDEDYEYYVPAVRSYSKGTKSESTADESENADSQEVKKKRGRPPGSKNKSNPESEVKRGPGRPRRYTAPASQEEEEQEEQEEEEESSEIKPIEVNILSIQPEEMAEVEEIITDPPKKEKVNLGQVLELAVQSMSVTMETEEEEELTEKHTNKSVNTQISQEVLEVTHQKMTFESTKDHDSDFEWKLENEEDPVIHSPPAKKKKITASSSFIVPTVCGFKFGKREYWENHVRYIHPIPGTELEPVPAEMPEIEIKDVASTSSVEITHRKVDPVVVNKMLNGNKGTPALVYTKRGAASNRLSTDPFAGLKTPKVTFPPTYWDNWDEFMERTQIWRFRPAIQRFGSSGRPLRRKKVPETVVELRPSERPDSQFDIDPFTEEETLLDDQTGAFITSKGEVVGYPEEMFKLDENAEVEEEEEEEEEEEPVRIDVGEIQLEQPMSGTEVLSTHHLVYGEDGQMRLMVGPGRVDGEHDLEGGVYDDDEDGMLRGDLGHAFVESGQIVILQPDGSAVLAPAGGQLVETENGQLILVQTHEDGTQTAVAYATAQTVDDTEGVVEEDESGEIKTEPSSNQDAVQTLIDAVQELIDNRQKPS; this is encoded by the exons TACAGCAAAGGCACCAAAAGTGAATCTACAGCCGATGAATCTGAAAATGCAGACTCTcaagaagtaaaaaagaaaagaggaagacCCCCAG GTTCAAAGAACAAGTCTAATCCAGAATCAGAAGTTAAGCGAGGCCCAGGTCGCCCTAGAAGATATACAGCACCTGCatctcaagaagaagaagaacaagaagaacaagaagaggaagaggaatCTAGTGAAATTAAACCCATTGAAGTGAACATTTTGAGTATTCAGCCAGAAGAAATGGCAGAAGttgaagaaataataacaGACCCACCTAAAAAGGAGAAAGTAAACTTGGGTCAAGTTCTAGAGCTGGCTGTACAGTCAATGAGTGTTACAAtggaaacagaagaagaagaagaattgacaGAGAAGCATACTAATAAATCTGTCAATACTCAAATTTCACAAGAAGTTCTGGAAGTAACACACCAGAAAATGACATTTGAATCTACTAAAGATCATGACAGTGATTTTGAGTGGAAactagaaaatgaagaagaccCAGTTATCCACTCACCTCctgccaagaagaagaaaattaccGCTAGTAGTAGTTTCATCGTCCCAACG gTGTGTGGATTTAAGTTTGGCAAACGAGAGTACTGGGAGAATCACGTTCGCTATATTCATCCCATTCCAGGAACCGAATTAGAACCGGTTCCGGCCGAAATGCCGGAGATTGAAATTAAGGATGTAGCTTCCACCAGCTCTGTGGAGATTACCCATAGAAAAGTAGATCCTGTTGTCGTCAACAAG ATGCTGAATGGAAATAAAGGAACTCCAGCTCTTGTCTACACCAAACGAGGAGCAGCGAGTAACCGCTTGTCAACTGATCCATTTGCTGGACTAAAAACGCCTAAGGTCACTTTCCCTCCTACATACTGGGACAATTGGGATGAATTCATGGAACGGACGCAAATTTGGCGATTCCGACCAGCCATCCAACGTTTCGGATCGAGTGGTCGTCCCCTTCGACGAAAAAAGGTCCCTGAAACCGTAGTGGAGCTAAGGCCCTCGGAGAGGCCAGACAGTCAATTTGACATCGATCCATTTACGGAAGAGGAGACGCTTTTGGATGACCAAACGGGTGCCTTTATTACTTCTAAG GGAGAAGTGGTGGGATACCCTGAAGAAATGTTCAAACTTGATGAAAATGCGGAagttgaggaagaagaagaggaggaagaggaggaagagcCAGTGAGAATCGACGTGGGGGAGATCCAATTAGAGCAGCCAATGTCTGGAACAGAAGTTTTATCTACACATCACTTGGTTTACGGAGAAGATGGCCAG ATGAGACTGATGGTTGGTCCGGGTCGAGTAGATGGAGAACATGATCTGGAAGGTGGTGTTTATGATGACGATGAGGACGGTATGCTGCGAGGAGATCTTGGACACGCCTTTGTCGAATCGGGCCAAATTGTTATCCTTCAGCCTGACGGTAGTGCAGTGCTTGCGCCTGCTGGTGGGCAATTAGTCGAGACAGAGAATGGACAATTGATTCTCGTCCAAACCCACGAGGACGGTACTCAG acGGCCGTAGCTTATGCAACAGCGCAGACAGTAGATGACACAGAAGGGGTTGTCGAAGAAGACGAATCTGGGGAGATAAAAACTGAACCTTCGTCGAACCAGGACGCCGTACAAACCCTAATAGATGCCGTACAGGAGTTGATTGATAACAGGCAGAAGCCGAGTTGA